A genomic segment from Limosilactobacillus sp. encodes:
- a CDS encoding HAD-IC family P-type ATPase has product MNKQLYQLSTDELKNKYQLADPTAGLTSTQAQARLAQDGPNVLEVKTTPKWKIFLRQFNNIVIYILLAAAALTILIGHYTDAIVILAVVLLNSLIGYFQETSAANALAKIKELMAPRATVYRDGVRQDIDASQLVAGDVVFLEAGDNVPADLRIISADNLRVEESALTGETNSVAKNSAVLKTAQVPLAERTNVAYASTLVTSGSGTGIVVATAGATEIGKISQEVAHIKPQKTPLTREIDQVGKVVSYITISASVVVFIVGFALQIYSLPALALAVVAMLVGSIPEGLPATTSVILAFGVSKMAKKYKTIIKSMPAVETLGSVDVIATDKTGTLTKNEMAASELWVGDRRIDVTGTGYAPAGQLLDNGQPAELTPELRLFVEAGYQANDTILTEEDGRWHINGEPTDGAFLTLYHKAHGAAFQSPYQKLDLLPFDSDYRYIAELVQDIQSDQQMIFVKGSPDKLFEMAAKMDAAFDLTKWEKRVNAWSKQGKRVIAVGYRPVTGTPLKTVDHADLYQGIHLLGLAALQDAPREEVIAALEKMNRAGVAVKMITGDDPQTARAIGQQLGLTNGPIHAITGEQWDQLTPAERGNVAMNTQVFARTTPQNKLEIIEALQESQQVTAMVGDGVNDAPALKRADIGIAMGIKGSDVAKDAADMVLGDDNFATMAAVIKEGRRIYDNIKKSILFLLPTSFSEGLVVAFSILTGQEVPLLPVQLLWINLIAAITIQFAFVFERAADGIMERAPRPVNQRLMDRHDLVQMGYVSALIAVFSLAGYHWFVGAGASPLNATTMMINTIVVSKVFYFFSIRTDQPGLGQLKTISTKAWGVIALMIFFQLALTYLPFMQEAFHVTAISPLEWLAVIGISALIMLCTEFDKGIHNRRQRMAVVKN; this is encoded by the coding sequence ATGAACAAACAACTCTACCAACTCAGTACGGATGAATTAAAAAACAAGTACCAACTGGCGGACCCGACAGCCGGGCTGACCAGTACCCAGGCCCAAGCACGGCTGGCCCAGGACGGTCCCAACGTGCTGGAGGTCAAGACGACCCCCAAGTGGAAAATTTTTCTGCGCCAATTCAATAACATCGTGATCTATATCCTGCTGGCCGCCGCCGCACTGACGATCCTGATCGGCCACTACACCGACGCGATCGTCATCCTCGCCGTGGTGCTGCTCAACTCGCTGATCGGTTACTTCCAAGAGACCAGTGCTGCCAACGCCCTGGCCAAGATCAAGGAGCTGATGGCGCCGCGGGCAACCGTCTACCGTGACGGCGTTCGCCAGGACATCGACGCTAGCCAACTGGTTGCCGGCGACGTGGTCTTCCTCGAGGCGGGCGACAATGTCCCTGCCGACCTGCGGATCATTTCCGCCGACAACCTCCGCGTCGAGGAGTCGGCCCTGACCGGCGAGACCAATTCCGTCGCCAAAAATTCCGCCGTCCTGAAGACAGCCCAGGTTCCGCTGGCGGAGCGGACCAACGTGGCCTACGCGTCCACCCTGGTGACCAGCGGGAGCGGGACCGGGATCGTCGTGGCCACGGCCGGGGCAACCGAAATTGGCAAGATCTCCCAGGAGGTTGCCCACATCAAGCCGCAAAAGACGCCGCTGACCCGGGAAATCGACCAGGTCGGCAAGGTCGTCTCCTACATCACGATCAGTGCCTCGGTCGTCGTCTTCATCGTCGGCTTTGCCCTCCAGATCTACTCCCTACCGGCCCTCGCCCTGGCGGTGGTCGCAATGCTAGTGGGTTCCATTCCGGAAGGGCTGCCGGCCACGACCTCGGTGATCCTCGCCTTCGGGGTCAGCAAGATGGCCAAAAAGTACAAGACGATCATCAAGTCGATGCCAGCCGTCGAAACCCTTGGCTCAGTTGACGTGATCGCCACCGACAAGACCGGGACACTGACCAAAAACGAGATGGCCGCCAGTGAGCTCTGGGTCGGTGACCGGCGCATTGACGTCACCGGAACCGGCTACGCACCCGCGGGCCAATTGCTCGACAACGGTCAGCCCGCGGAACTGACTCCTGAACTGCGGCTCTTCGTCGAGGCCGGCTACCAGGCCAACGACACCATCCTCACCGAAGAGGACGGGCGCTGGCACATCAACGGGGAGCCGACGGACGGTGCCTTCTTGACCCTCTACCACAAGGCCCACGGCGCCGCCTTCCAGTCGCCATACCAAAAACTGGACCTGCTGCCCTTCGACTCCGACTACCGCTACATCGCCGAGCTCGTCCAGGACATCCAGAGCGACCAGCAGATGATCTTTGTCAAGGGCTCACCGGACAAGCTCTTTGAGATGGCCGCCAAAATGGATGCGGCATTTGACCTTACCAAGTGGGAAAAGCGGGTCAACGCCTGGTCCAAGCAGGGGAAACGAGTAATCGCTGTCGGCTACCGGCCGGTGACTGGCACTCCCCTGAAGACGGTTGACCACGCGGACCTCTACCAGGGCATCCACCTGCTGGGCCTCGCCGCCCTCCAGGATGCCCCACGCGAAGAGGTAATCGCCGCCCTGGAAAAGATGAACCGGGCCGGGGTGGCCGTCAAGATGATCACCGGGGACGACCCGCAGACCGCCCGGGCCATCGGGCAGCAGCTTGGCCTCACTAATGGTCCAATCCACGCCATCACTGGTGAACAGTGGGACCAATTAACCCCCGCAGAACGGGGCAATGTCGCCATGAACACCCAGGTTTTTGCCCGGACGACCCCACAGAACAAGCTTGAGATCATCGAGGCCTTGCAAGAAAGTCAGCAGGTCACGGCCATGGTCGGCGACGGGGTGAACGACGCCCCCGCCCTGAAGCGCGCCGACATCGGAATCGCAATGGGGATCAAGGGAAGCGACGTCGCCAAGGACGCGGCGGACATGGTCTTAGGCGACGACAACTTTGCGACGATGGCCGCCGTGATCAAGGAGGGACGGCGCATCTACGACAACATTAAGAAGAGCATCCTCTTCCTTCTGCCGACCTCGTTCTCCGAGGGGCTGGTCGTCGCCTTCTCCATCCTGACCGGTCAGGAGGTGCCGCTGCTGCCGGTCCAGCTGCTGTGGATCAACCTGATTGCGGCAATCACCATCCAGTTCGCCTTCGTCTTCGAACGGGCGGCGGACGGGATCATGGAGCGGGCACCGCGCCCCGTCAACCAGCGCCTGATGGACCGCCACGACCTGGTGCAGATGGGCTATGTTTCGGCACTGATTGCCGTCTTCTCGCTCGCCGGCTACCACTGGTTCGTGGGTGCCGGTGCCAGCCCGCTCAACGCCACGACAATGATGATCAACACGATCGTCGTCTCCAAGGTCTTCTACTTCTTCAGCATCCGGACCGACCAACCGGGGCTCGGTCAGCTGAAGACGATCAGCACGAAGGCCTGGGGCGTGATCGCATTAATGATCTTCTTCCAGCTGGCCCTGACCTACCTGCCGTTCATGCAGGAGGCCTTCCATGTGACAGCGATCAGCCCGCTGGAATGGCTGGCGGTCATCGGTATTTCCGCGCTGATCATGCTCTGCACGGAGTTTGATAAGGGAATCCACAACCGCCGTCAGCGGATGGCCGTTGTTAAAAATTAA
- a CDS encoding HAD family hydrolase, with amino-acid sequence MTEQMENFIFDIDGTLIDTFDMYMPPMIKLLREHGYPVAPEDEQAVMRKLFGITGADALRIYGVKKEDVAPMVKEWFQLSYQREDRVTVLDGIPAALQGLNAAGRNLAVATSKVQDEYEHFRQEFPFAQLFDVAITEKDTVKHKPDPDPILAAMEKMGITDPAQTVYVGDTINDLKAAKAAGVKSAAALYGSANPASIMGADFLLHEPADLLKI; translated from the coding sequence ATGACAGAACAGATGGAAAACTTTATTTTCGACATCGACGGCACCCTGATCGACACCTTCGACATGTACATGCCACCGATGATCAAGCTGCTGCGCGAACACGGCTACCCGGTTGCCCCTGAAGACGAACAGGCGGTCATGCGCAAGCTCTTCGGCATCACCGGCGCCGACGCCCTGCGGATCTACGGGGTCAAGAAAGAGGACGTCGCCCCGATGGTTAAGGAATGGTTTCAGCTCTCCTACCAGCGTGAGGACCGGGTGACGGTGCTTGACGGCATCCCCGCGGCACTGCAGGGGCTCAACGCTGCCGGACGCAACCTGGCCGTGGCCACCTCCAAGGTCCAGGACGAGTACGAGCACTTCCGGCAGGAATTCCCCTTTGCCCAGCTCTTCGACGTGGCAATCACCGAGAAGGACACGGTCAAGCACAAGCCCGACCCGGACCCGATCCTGGCGGCGATGGAGAAAATGGGGATCACCGACCCGGCGCAGACCGTTTACGTGGGCGACACGATCAATGACCTCAAGGCCGCTAAGGCAGCCGGGGTCAAGTCCGCCGCGGCCCTCTATGGCTCGGCCAACCCGGCTTCCATCATGGGGGCCGACTTCCTGCTGCACGAACCGGCCGACCTGTTGAAAATTTAG
- a CDS encoding DHHA1 domain-containing protein, producing the protein MAKRTIKLFSHNDLDGFGAPLLLKAVQPTMFDDTDFDMTNCGAGRIDDEFARWMRTPEASRFTDVYIMDMTPDSDYTFQQLNDNFANHWLVFDHHESEEAQRNKYAANSITPANPDVNPSAASLVWDWLQTQPHFTDLSEQRRQDLAYLVELIRAYDTWDWQNDPDMAETERRAADDLDQLFWFYPLQDSASFVEGVLAAGWEQYRQDNQLLIHTLNERRAKYLKSHLKDMLKTKIAGHQFGVVYADDYKSEIAHELLEQNPDVDAALVVSPVSVSLRSNGKLDVAKFAEQYFNGGGHADAAGGRLTVNPVKVGEQAVIDDLTQTVKNRQEEDHQEESTLADNLDPEVAAKMAALFGKSK; encoded by the coding sequence ATGGCAAAACGAACGATTAAACTATTTTCCCACAATGACCTGGACGGCTTCGGGGCCCCGCTACTCCTAAAGGCGGTCCAGCCGACGATGTTTGACGACACCGACTTTGACATGACCAACTGCGGGGCCGGTCGGATTGACGATGAATTTGCCCGCTGGATGCGCACGCCCGAGGCCAGCCGCTTCACCGACGTCTACATCATGGACATGACTCCGGACAGCGACTACACCTTCCAGCAGCTCAACGACAATTTTGCCAATCACTGGCTGGTGTTTGACCACCACGAGAGCGAGGAGGCCCAGCGGAACAAGTACGCGGCCAACAGCATCACCCCGGCCAACCCGGACGTCAACCCGAGCGCGGCTAGCCTGGTTTGGGACTGGCTGCAGACCCAGCCGCACTTTACCGACCTGAGCGAGCAGCGGCGCCAGGACCTGGCCTACCTGGTCGAGTTGATCCGGGCCTACGATACCTGGGACTGGCAAAACGATCCCGACATGGCCGAAACGGAGCGCCGGGCGGCCGATGACCTCGACCAGCTCTTCTGGTTCTACCCGCTCCAGGACTCGGCCTCCTTCGTTGAGGGCGTGCTGGCGGCCGGTTGGGAGCAGTACCGGCAGGACAATCAGCTGCTGATCCACACCCTCAACGAGCGGCGGGCCAAGTATCTCAAGAGCCACCTCAAGGACATGCTCAAGACGAAGATCGCCGGGCACCAGTTCGGGGTGGTCTATGCCGACGACTACAAGTCCGAGATCGCCCACGAATTGCTGGAACAAAACCCGGACGTCGACGCTGCGCTGGTGGTCAGCCCGGTCAGCGTTTCCCTGCGCAGCAACGGCAAGCTGGACGTGGCCAAGTTTGCCGAGCAGTACTTCAACGGCGGCGGCCATGCCGATGCGGCGGGCGGCCGGCTGACAGTTAATCCGGTCAAGGTCGGCGAGCAGGCCGTGATCGATGACCTCACCCAGACGGTGAAGAATCGCCAGGAGGAGGACCATCAGGAAGAGAGCACCCTGGCGGACAACCTCGATCCGGAAGTGGCAGCCAAGATGGCGGCGCTGTTTGGGAAGAGCAAGTAG
- a CDS encoding DUF2325 domain-containing protein: MQIYDYRQDLIDLLQNTGDDPRSLQQTLRSLTTIINILNHYDDGTPAKDSAPVKRHHYQTHTRHEQPMSPAARHTLRSLLTGPSSSAAKPAANRPAQNTVVSRPTPVEPAAPKEISQEERLAADNLYLVHRKLSGAEINHRYYSEAILHHLHFPVEDGDVVELDTQQQVRGLPAIRRVTSDRIDDYEPTKISVIEYAELKSVPGSDVLQIASTMKGDSLLDQAPANTVVIDPFKYPGRDLKPGMVIDFAYYDRGNGLKDASEGSIRWIHEKQDYDTTKQPAKPKQVKKVTNTRHDYEKKLDYDLKQRTVLVITGVRDKVQGLKPVIAKHHGVFHGLDASAEENVSSSKLKREIRDADFVIVCIDAIHHRISQLANHHAKRYEKPLAIANVTSNTAVERAVGRALNGDPAYAVSSEKID, translated from the coding sequence ATGCAAATCTATGATTACCGGCAAGATTTGATCGACTTGCTTCAAAATACCGGTGACGATCCGCGCAGCCTCCAGCAGACCTTGCGCAGCCTCACCACGATCATCAATATTCTCAACCACTATGACGACGGAACTCCCGCTAAGGACAGCGCCCCGGTCAAGCGGCACCACTACCAGACCCACACCCGGCACGAGCAGCCAATGTCCCCAGCGGCCCGGCACACCCTGCGCTCCCTTCTGACCGGGCCATCCAGCAGTGCGGCCAAGCCGGCAGCCAACCGGCCGGCCCAGAATACCGTGGTCAGCCGACCAACCCCGGTCGAACCCGCGGCACCCAAGGAAATCAGCCAGGAGGAACGGTTGGCCGCCGACAACCTGTACCTGGTCCACCGGAAGCTCAGTGGGGCCGAGATCAACCACCGCTACTATTCTGAGGCCATCCTGCACCACCTCCACTTCCCAGTTGAGGACGGTGACGTGGTTGAGCTGGACACCCAGCAGCAGGTCCGCGGCTTGCCGGCAATTCGCCGGGTCACCAGCGACCGGATCGACGACTACGAGCCAACCAAGATCAGCGTGATTGAGTACGCCGAATTGAAGAGCGTTCCCGGATCCGACGTTCTCCAAATCGCTAGCACGATGAAGGGCGATTCGCTCCTCGACCAGGCACCGGCCAACACCGTCGTGATCGACCCGTTCAAGTACCCGGGCCGCGACCTGAAGCCGGGGATGGTAATTGACTTTGCCTACTACGACCGCGGCAACGGGCTCAAGGACGCCAGTGAGGGCAGCATTCGCTGGATCCACGAGAAACAGGACTACGACACCACCAAGCAGCCGGCCAAGCCGAAGCAAGTCAAGAAGGTCACCAACACCCGGCACGACTACGAAAAGAAGCTCGACTACGACCTCAAGCAGCGGACCGTTCTGGTCATTACCGGCGTTCGTGACAAGGTCCAGGGGCTCAAGCCGGTGATCGCCAAGCACCACGGGGTCTTCCACGGCCTCGACGCCTCGGCGGAAGAGAACGTCTCCTCCAGCAAGCTCAAGCGGGAGATCCGTGACGCCGACTTCGTAATTGTCTGCATCGACGCCATCCACCACCGGATCAGCCAGCTGGCCAACCACCACGCCAAGCGCTACGAGAAGCCGCTGGCAATTGCCAACGTGACCTCCAACACGGCGGTCGAACGGGCGGTCGGCCGGGCTTTGAACGGTGACCCGGCATACGCGGTTTCCAGTGAAAAGATTGATTAG
- the brnQ gene encoding branched-chain amino acid transport system II carrier protein — MQDLTSRKLTWKQYLVVASLLFGLFFGAGNLIFPLHLGQLAGAHWGTAAVGFLLTGVLLPLLSVLAVAVTRAEGVYDIGRPLGAAFALVFMVLIHATIGPLFGTPRTATVSFTVGVAPFLPKRYESVALFVFSTLFFLAAFAFSYRENSILANVGKVLNPVFLALLFLVFVVAFANPLGNPATAPVTSAYTHSALSNGFLEGYNTMDALAGLAFGVTVVTAVRSMGQRRASDVSKVVAKSGVLAVSAIAVIYLLLIVLGAMSLGRFKVSADGGVAFNQLVNAYAGAFGQIVLAFLLTVTCLTTAVGLVAAFAQDFHKHFPKVSYHTWLALSCLASFLTANFGLDTIISWYTPMLMFLYPLAMVLILLSVTSPLFRRDGAVYFFVVLFTVVPALGDMVVAFPAVVSQSHFGLMVAAWRSHLPLASMGLSWLVPALVGLAVGLLYHWFKPAGAVSTKTELN; from the coding sequence ATGCAAGATCTCACATCACGTAAATTAACGTGGAAACAATATCTGGTCGTCGCCTCGCTGCTATTTGGCCTGTTCTTCGGTGCCGGAAACCTGATTTTCCCCCTGCACCTGGGCCAGCTCGCCGGGGCACACTGGGGCACCGCGGCGGTCGGCTTCCTGCTGACCGGGGTGCTGCTGCCGCTGCTGTCGGTCCTCGCCGTGGCCGTCACCCGGGCCGAGGGGGTCTACGACATTGGTCGACCGCTTGGCGCCGCCTTTGCCCTGGTCTTCATGGTCCTGATCCACGCCACCATCGGTCCCCTCTTCGGGACGCCGCGGACCGCGACCGTCTCCTTTACGGTCGGGGTGGCACCGTTTCTGCCTAAGCGGTACGAATCCGTCGCCCTCTTCGTCTTCTCGACCCTCTTTTTCCTGGCGGCCTTCGCCTTTTCCTACCGTGAAAACAGCATTCTGGCCAACGTCGGCAAGGTCTTGAACCCCGTCTTCCTGGCGCTCTTGTTCCTGGTCTTTGTCGTTGCATTTGCCAACCCGCTGGGTAATCCGGCTACCGCGCCCGTTACCAGCGCCTACACTCACAGCGCCCTGTCCAACGGTTTTTTGGAAGGCTACAACACGATGGACGCCCTGGCCGGCCTGGCCTTTGGGGTCACCGTCGTCACGGCCGTCCGCTCCATGGGGCAGCGCCGGGCGAGTGATGTTTCCAAGGTCGTTGCTAAGTCCGGTGTCCTAGCCGTTTCCGCCATTGCCGTTATCTACCTGCTGCTGATCGTCCTCGGTGCCATGTCACTCGGGCGCTTCAAGGTTTCCGCTGACGGTGGGGTGGCCTTCAACCAGCTGGTTAACGCCTATGCTGGGGCCTTTGGTCAGATCGTCCTCGCCTTCCTGCTCACCGTCACCTGCCTGACGACCGCCGTTGGTCTGGTCGCTGCCTTTGCCCAGGACTTCCACAAGCACTTCCCGAAGGTTTCCTACCACACCTGGCTGGCCCTCTCCTGCCTGGCCTCGTTCTTGACCGCCAACTTCGGGCTCGACACGATCATCTCCTGGTACACGCCAATGCTGATGTTCCTCTACCCACTGGCAATGGTCCTGATCCTCTTGTCCGTCACCTCACCGCTCTTCCGGCGTGACGGGGCCGTCTACTTCTTCGTCGTCCTCTTCACCGTTGTGCCGGCCCTGGGCGACATGGTGGTTGCCTTCCCCGCCGTCGTCAGCCAAAGCCACTTCGGCCTGATGGTGGCCGCTTGGCGGAGCCACCTGCCGCTGGCCAGCATGGGCTTGTCCTGGCTGGTACCGGCCCTTGTTGGTCTGGCGGTCGGCCTGCTCTACCATTGGTTCAAGCCAGCCGGTGCCGTTTCCACCAAGACGGAGCTCAACTAA